A segment of the Streptococcus chenjunshii genome:
ATGAAATTGAAGATAAACAACAAATTAAGCAGAATACGAATAAAGGGGAAAACGATAATGTTTTAGAAGGAAAAATAGTCAATCAATTACTTCATCAGATTGATGCCGATAAAATTCCTCTCACTATCTTTAAATCCAAGCAACACCCTAAAACAAGTCAAATTTTTGGATGGTCTTTTATTGTATCCATTTTTTTACTGGCAATATCAGTCTTATGGAATTTTAAAAACCTTACAAAAACTGTAGGTGAGATTTCTCCTGATTTTTTGTGGTTTAGCCAAGTCAAATTGATAATCATTATAGTTTTGATAATTGATAGTTTAATTCTAATTTATGAATTACTCAGGCTTCAGCTATATCGTAAGTTATTCAAAGTTATATCTTTTAAAGGGACTAATGTTTCGGGGGAAATAGAAATCTTACAGGACTCTGAAGCTTCTTATTTTGATCAGTATCTAGATGATGTTCTTTACTTATTTGATAACTGCCAACATAATATTATTGTTTTCGAGGATATAGATCGGTTTGAGACTAATCTGATTTTTTCAAAACTTAAAGAAATTAATACTCTGGTAAATAGTAAAAGAAAAGCTAGAGGTGAGGGAAATAAGCTTCTCTTTATGTACCTTGTCAAAGATGATATGTTCATTTCTAAAGAGCGGACTAAATTTTTTGATTTTATCATTCCAATTATTCCAACGATAACATCATCAAATTCAAGAGAAAAATTCAGTGAGATTTTAGCTGACTTAGGCTGTGAAAAAGATTTTAAAGGAAGTTTTTTACAAAAAATTTCAATTTATATCGATGATTTGCGTCTAGTGACTAATATTTGTAATGAGTATGTCTTGTATAAAAACAATCTAACAGGAGAAGAAGTTAAAAATAAGCTCAAACTATCGAATGAAAAACTATTTGCAATGGTAGTTTATAAAAATATTTTTCCAAAAGATTTCTCTGAACTTCAAGGTAACTCCGGATTTATTTATAAACTTTTCCAAGAGAAGGATAATTTCAAAAAAGGACAGTTACATGATATAAATGAACAAATTTCAGAGATTAAACAGAAGATTCTAAATGCAGAAAGTGAAGTATTAAATAATGAGTTAGAATTATATTCTTCAATTTTAAAAATTCCTACTAATCGTCCCTTTTTAAAGGTTAATAATAAATTTGAATATCAATTTAATAGTCGTCTTGATTTTATCGCTGAATTGCTAAAAGAGGACGCTGAAATAGAGTCCTATAAAAATTACTCTTCTGTTGGTAATGGATATTATTCAAATAAGGAGACGAAGGAAACAATTTTTAAAATCCCTGATTCGGAACGAGATAACTTTGAGTCTCGACTAGAAAATATTAAAAATAAGGGTTCAATCGAATTATTAAAAAATGAAATAAACGCTCTTCAAAAGAAAAAACAAGAAATTCAGCGCCAAAAGTTGGCTAATTTAATTACAAGAGATAATATAGATAATATCGCTAGTGAAGAAGAATTTAAGTATATCAAAAATAATTCTCAATTTTCCATGATTACATTTTTAATTAGAAACAGCTTTATTGATGAAACTTATCCAGATTATATCACTTATTTCTATCCTAATAGCATGAATAGGGAAGATAAAGAGTTTATTATGGCTGTTCAGGGAGAAGATAATCGACTTCCTTGGGACTACCATCTAACAAATATTACGGAAATTTATAACAATAGAATAGATTCAGAGGATTTTAATCGTGATGAGATTTTGAATTATGATTTATTTGAATATGTCATCTCAGAAGGTAATGAGGAAAGACTAATACCGTACTTTATTGAGAATAGACTAAAATTTCTTATATCTTTTTTTGGTAAGTCGTCGTTGGATAGACAGAAAACTGTTGTCAGTTATATTTTAAATTATAATCCTGACTTAGTTGAGTCACTGCTATCTTCTAAGGATTTTCTGCATACTGGTGGCTTTGCTATGACTCAGTGTATGCTATTTAATGATTTCTTATTATTAAGTCGAAAATTGTCACCGCTACAAAAAAAGCAGCTATCGCAATTCGTTTCCGATTCTTGGAATTTTATTTGGTATGAATTTAAACAAACTGGAGAAGTTGATGATTATATAGATTTAATATTGAATTTAGAACATTTGAATGTAAAAATAAATAAATTTAATTTTGGTTCAGAGTATGGAGATCTTAATGATAAAGTTTATAATAATAACCTTTATCAATTGAATGCTATCAATATCACGAAATTATTATTATATTTGGATTCTTCTTTGAATGAAAATGATATTAAATACCGAAATTTTACTATTATCAATTCTGATAATAAATTTAGTTACCTACTGGATTATGTTAACGAAAATTTGGAAGATTACCTTAAAATTATTGTTGAACAGTCTGACGGTGTGATTAGAGATGATGTAAAATATATCTATGCTATTCTTAATCATGCAAATGTTTCAGATGAGATTAAAGTAGAGTATCTGACTTGTGTTAGTGATAACATTTTAGAATTATCGAAAATTAATAACATATTAATTGGGGACAAAGCAATTGAACTCAATAAAGCAATCTTTAATACTAAAAATATTTTAGACTACTTCATTGAACATGAAGAATGGAATGAAATCTTGATAAATTTTGTAAATTCTAAAGAGAAGCTTAAATTTGATAATAATGCTTTTAAAGAACTATCTAATGAAAATCAGGAAAAATTCTTTGAAAAAACGGTAAAGTGTAACGCTATAGAGAATAAACATTATCGAGTTGTCTTGTCTTCACTCGGCTGGTTTTACAACTCTCTACCAGAAGATCTTGATGATGATAAGATTTATATTTTGATAGAGAGTGGTACTATCTCAAAAGAGTTTGAAGTAACTGTTCTTTCAGATTTAAGAGATAACTATCCCGAAAGTGTTATTAAATATATTCTAAAATATCTAGATGGCTATATTGAAAATATAGATGATTGCTACAATGAAGATGAAATTTTAGAAATCTTGGGACAAAAAATTCCTTTTGAAAAAGCCCAAGTACTAGTCGATAGCTTTAATGCAACTATTAGTGTTAAAGATAAGAATTACAGTTCAGAATTGATAGCATATATTCTAAAAAATAAATTTGATGATGAAGATTTGCCAATGATCTTGAAAGAATATCAAGCATTCGATAAGATTGCTCAGGATGTTATTATACAAAAAGGAACAGAAAATATAAAAGCAATTTTAGACAAATTTTATTCTGTCGAAAAAAATCTGCTTCTATCTTTAATGCAAGATCGTAATATTAACTTAGAAGATAGACGCTTACTTTATAGTAGAAATATCCCACATAATAATGTAGAGAAATTATTTGAAGATCTGCATTTTCTAAATTTATTTGAAGAGTATAATCAAGTTATTCAAGAAGTTAGAGAGCATAATAACCCCAAAATTCTCGCTTTAGAGTACAATAAACATATTCTAGATTTTTTACAAGATAAAGGTTTTTTTAAATCATTTAGGGTAGATTCACATAATGATAATTACTATAGAATTTATAGCTTTAGAAATAGTTAAAAATTGACAAATGTACGGAAAGAGAACTTACATATGACAAACCAAAACATCCCCAAAATCAGATTTAAAGGGTTTGACAATAATTGGGAAACTGGTATTGAACTAAACGATACTATTGAAAAACAATTTAAAGGTAAAGCAAGACAAGAACAACTTAATGAAGGAGTTGTTATGTATCTCGATGCAAATACTTTAAACGGAAATACTCCATTTCTGTCTAATGCTGAGGCTGATACAGATTCTAAAGATATATTAATTATGTGGGATGGCTCAAATGCTGGTAAAGTCTTTACTGGTTTTGAGGGAGCACTAGGCTCAACATTAAAAGGTTACAAAGTAAAAGATGAAAATGATTCTTATTTTATTTTTAATTACCTTGTGAAATATCAGAAAAAGATTTATGAGCAATATCGCACCCCAAATATCCCTCATGTTATAAAAAACTTTACGGAAGTATTCAAAGTTTCTCTCCCTTCCCTCCCCGAACAATCCGCTATCGGTACTCTCTTCCAAACGCTTGACGAGCTGTTATCTGCCTATAAGGATAATTTGGCCAACTATCAAGCCTTTAAGGCGACCATGTTGACCAAGATGTTTCCAAAGGCAGGACAGACCACGCCTGAAATCCGCTTAGATGGGTTTGATGGCGAGTGGGAGGAGAAGAAGTTAGGAGAATTAGCTGAAATCGTTCGTGGTGCTTCTCCTAGACCTATCCAAGATCCAAAATGGTTTGATGGATCATCAGAGGTTGGCTGGTTGCGTATTTCTGATGTTACAAATCAAAATGGAAGAATTTACGATCTTGAGCAACGAATTTCAGAATTAGGTCAAGAGAAAACTAGAGTACTCAAAGAACCGCATTTATTATTGAGTATAGCAGCATCTGTCGGAAAACCAGTGATCAATTATGTGCAGACTGGTGTACACGATGGCTTCCTAATTTTTCTTAATCCAATTTTTGATAAAGAATTCATGTTTCAATGGTTGGAAATGTTCAAAGATGGTTGGAATAAATATGGTCAATCTGGAAGTCAAGTAAACTTAAATAGCGATATTGTAAAGAATCATAAACTAAAAGTACCGACTCTTAACGAACAACATGCCATCGGCGCTTTCTTCGCTAACCTTGACGATTTAATTTCATCTTACCAAGCCAAAATTACTGAGCTTGAAACTTTGAAGAAAAAGCTCTTGCAGGATATGTTTGTATAAGATAGAGAGGAGACCTTAAAATGGTAGTTACAGAATTTCAACGCGAAACTAAGGGAAACAAGCCAGTTATTGCCTTATGTTACGATTTTGATAAAACTTTATCACCAGATGATATGCAGGCACAAGGATATATTCAGACTGTTCAATCTGACGGACAAGATATGGTAGGTGATTTTTGGAGAGAGTCCAATGGTTTAGCAACGGATAATGACATGGATAAAAATCTTGCTTACATGTATACAATGAAAAAAAAGGCTCGTGGGCAACTTTTATTTACTAAGGAAAAATTAGTTGAATATGGTTCAAAAGTTGAGTTATTTTCTGGTGTTGATAACTGGTTTGAGAGAATTCGAAAATATGGTGAAGACAGAGGAATAATTATTGAACACTATATTATTTCTTCAGGTTTGAAAGAAATGATTGAAGGAACCTCGATTGCAAAAAGCTTTAAAGAAATTTATGCTACATCATTCTATTTCGATGATGATGGAGTTGCAGTTTGGCCAGCTCAGGTCGTGAATTATACTAATAAAACTCAATTCTTATTTCGAATTTCTAAGGGGGTGTTAGATGTAAATGATGAAGCAGTTAACGATTCATTTGCTCCAGATGAGATTCGAATACCCTTTAGAAACATGATTTATTTTGGAGACAGTGATACTGATATTCCTTGTATGAAGTTAGTAAACTCTCATGGAGGCTATTCAATTGGAGTTTACAATCCTGACGAGAATGACGAAAGAAAAGCAAAGAATAAGGTTTATAAGATGATAAAAGATAATCGTATTAGTTATTTTGCTTCAGCTGACTACTCTGAAAACAGTGAACTTGATGAACTTGTTAAATTAATCATTGATAAAACAGTATATAATGAAAAACTTTATTCTAAAATGTTTGCTAATAAAAAAGAAGCTATAACACATGTTAGACCCCAAGATGAACAAGAGAAGGCAGATTTAATTGATGCATTAGAAAGCAGCGGTAATTTTAAAAATACCCATAGTGTGATCAGAAAATTATCTAAGTTTACGAACTGGCAGCCTGATGAAATTGAGGATCTTTTTTCTATAGCGAAGATTAACAGTCAAGTTCGATATATTCTTGAAGATAAGGATATTAAGGACTTTTATGAGAAACTCTTCGAGGAAGTTTCACCTAACGATAAGAACGCCATTGAGATTAGAGAGATACTTAATAAAAAGACAGGTGACATCTAAGTATAGGTAAATGAATTCTGATAACGAAATTGGGGATAAATATATGGTATCGGTTACGCAAAGAATTAGTGCAATCAAGCAGCCTAGAGGTGGTTATCTACCTTCAAAAATGTTTGCTGTTCGAGAGTTAACAGATAGTAAAGAACTAAATGAGGTTGAAAATCTTCATGCAGTCCTTATCGGAATCTGTGTTGATTATCTGACAAGATTGATGAATGGTGCTGCCAAAGAAGAGGCTTTTAGGGTTTCTTTGATTGGTGCTATGTTAATTCGAAAGCAAGAGATAGCTGCTAAACTTTTGGATGAAATTACAGGTCTTGATGATTCCTCGATTATTAATGCTTGTCGATTATCTGGTTTTGATGTCGTCTATAGAGCAGGTAGCGCAAGGTACAAGCCTGTTGAGGAGATTAGTCCAGATAAGGCAACTATTGACAATATTCGGATTATGGTTGAGAGGAGTCTGGCATTTCTTGAAGAATTTGGACCAGTTAAAAAAGATGGCTTCACTTTTGAAGGGGGCTATACCGACACTATTGATAGTGGTGATGGGGACTTTTTAACTGAAGATACTTTGTGGGATTTTAAGGTATCTAAGTCTGCTATCAAGAAGGAACAAACGCTTCAGCTACTCGTCTACTATCTTATGGGGATAAATTCGGTTCATGGTGAATTTCAGATGATAGATAAACTGGGAATTTTCAATCCTAGACAAAATAAGATTTACTTGTTGGAAATTGATAGGATTTCTGACGAAACAATTGAGCTAGTTTCCAATGAAGTCATAGGATATTAATCATCTTATTAACTTGACCAGCTGAACAGATCTGCCATTTTCAATAAAACAAGAAAAGGAAAATATAGGTAAAAAATAGTGAAAAATCCGCTCAAAATCCGCTTATTTTGTGAGCGGTGGTTAATGATTTTTAAATCAACAATAATTACAAGAATTAGAAAGACATACACATGGAAGAAACACAAACCTCTGCAGCGCTCTATCAAGCGCTGTGGAACTCAGCGGATATTCTCCGCTCCAAAATGGATGCCAACGATTACAAGTCCTACCTGCTTGGGATGGTTTTTTATAAGTACTTGTCGGACAAGCTCCTTCTCTTTGTAGCAGAGACCATGGACGAAGAAACTGATGATCTGCAGGAGGCGCTTGCCATCTACAGCAAGTATTATGATGATGTCGATATGCACGAAGACTTGATTGAGGTCGTCAAAAATGAGCTCAGCTACGCGATTGAACCCCAGCTAACCTTCACAGCTCTGGTCAACCGTATCAATGACGGAAGCTTCCAGCTGGAAGATTTGGCACAAGGCTTCCGCAATATCGAGCAGGACGATGAGCTCTTTGAAAATCTCTTTGAAGATATTGACCTTTACTCGAAAAAGCTAGGCGCAACACCGCAGAAACAAAATCAAACTATCGCTTCGGTCATGAAAGCTTTGGCTGTCCTTGATGTAGCTGCGCATGCTGGTGATATGCTGGGGGATGCCTATGAATACTTAATCGGCCAGTTTGCGACAGACTCAGGTAAGAAGGCAGGGGAGTTTTACACCCCTCAGCCCGTCGCCAAACTCATGACCAGAATCGCCCTTTTAGGACGCGAAGGCAAGAAAGGTTTTACCCTTTACGACGCCACCATGGGATCGGGTTCGCTCCTGCTCAATGCCAAGAAATACAGCCATGAGCCGAATACCGTTTCTTATTATGGTCAGGAGCTCAATACCTCCACCTACAATCTGGCGCGTATGAATATGATTCTGCATGGGGTGCCGATCGAAAACCAGTATCTCCACAATGCTGATACTTTGGATGATGACTGGCCAACGACAGAGCCGACCAACTTTGATGGCGTTCTGATGAATCCGCCCTACTCAGCTAAGTGGCCAGCAGACAGTGGTTTCTTGCAGGATCCCCGTTTTTCAGCTTTTGGAGCTTTAGCGCCTAAATCCAAGGCAGATTTTGCCTTTTTGCTGCACGGTTATTATCATCTGAAACAAGACGGGGGTGTCATGGCCATCGTCCTACCGCATGGTGTTCTTTTCCGAGGCAATGCTGAAGGGAAAATTAGGAAGCACCTCTTGGAAGAAGGGGCCATTGATACGGTGATTGGCCTGCCGTCAAATATCTTTTTCAACACCAGCATTCCAACTACAGTCATTATTCTCAAGAAAAATCGCACCAACCGTGATGTCTTCTTCATCGATGCCTCC
Coding sequences within it:
- a CDS encoding restriction endonuclease subunit S; translation: MTNQNIPKIRFKGFDNNWETGIELNDTIEKQFKGKARQEQLNEGVVMYLDANTLNGNTPFLSNAEADTDSKDILIMWDGSNAGKVFTGFEGALGSTLKGYKVKDENDSYFIFNYLVKYQKKIYEQYRTPNIPHVIKNFTEVFKVSLPSLPEQSAIGTLFQTLDELLSAYKDNLANYQAFKATMLTKMFPKAGQTTPEIRLDGFDGEWEEKKLGELAEIVRGASPRPIQDPKWFDGSSEVGWLRISDVTNQNGRIYDLEQRISELGQEKTRVLKEPHLLLSIAASVGKPVINYVQTGVHDGFLIFLNPIFDKEFMFQWLEMFKDGWNKYGQSGSQVNLNSDIVKNHKLKVPTLNEQHAIGAFFANLDDLISSYQAKITELETLKKKLLQDMFV
- a CDS encoding HAD family hydrolase, with the translated sequence MVVTEFQRETKGNKPVIALCYDFDKTLSPDDMQAQGYIQTVQSDGQDMVGDFWRESNGLATDNDMDKNLAYMYTMKKKARGQLLFTKEKLVEYGSKVELFSGVDNWFERIRKYGEDRGIIIEHYIISSGLKEMIEGTSIAKSFKEIYATSFYFDDDGVAVWPAQVVNYTNKTQFLFRISKGVLDVNDEAVNDSFAPDEIRIPFRNMIYFGDSDTDIPCMKLVNSHGGYSIGVYNPDENDERKAKNKVYKMIKDNRISYFASADYSENSELDELVKLIIDKTVYNEKLYSKMFANKKEAITHVRPQDEQEKADLIDALESSGNFKNTHSVIRKLSKFTNWQPDEIEDLFSIAKINSQVRYILEDKDIKDFYEKLFEEVSPNDKNAIEIREILNKKTGDI
- a CDS encoding type I restriction-modification system subunit M, translated to MEETQTSAALYQALWNSADILRSKMDANDYKSYLLGMVFYKYLSDKLLLFVAETMDEETDDLQEALAIYSKYYDDVDMHEDLIEVVKNELSYAIEPQLTFTALVNRINDGSFQLEDLAQGFRNIEQDDELFENLFEDIDLYSKKLGATPQKQNQTIASVMKALAVLDVAAHAGDMLGDAYEYLIGQFATDSGKKAGEFYTPQPVAKLMTRIALLGREGKKGFTLYDATMGSGSLLLNAKKYSHEPNTVSYYGQELNTSTYNLARMNMILHGVPIENQYLHNADTLDDDWPTTEPTNFDGVLMNPPYSAKWPADSGFLQDPRFSAFGALAPKSKADFAFLLHGYYHLKQDGGVMAIVLPHGVLFRGNAEGKIRKHLLEEGAIDTVIGLPSNIFFNTSIPTTVIILKKNRTNRDVFFIDASKEFDKGKNQNLMTDAHIEKVLEAYKNRQNIDKFAHLASFEEIKENDFNLNIPRYVDTFEEEEVAPLAEIVANINRTNQEIADKSSALMDMLGQLKGTTPEANQDLQALLNNFKG